One part of the Candidatus Borreliella tachyglossi genome encodes these proteins:
- the rplR gene encoding 50S ribosomal protein L18, protein MKKIKETEKRNVKRKRRIRDRIGLGVTDRPRITIFKSNRYFYAQVVDDTVGHTLASVSTIEKGLKLNKNIDNVMKLGEILAKRLKDKNISRLIFDRNGYKYHGLIASFATSLREAGIDI, encoded by the coding sequence ATGAAAAAAATAAAAGAGACTGAAAAAAGAAATGTAAAACGCAAGAGAAGAATAAGAGATAGAATTGGGCTTGGTGTTACAGATAGACCTAGAATCACGATTTTTAAGTCCAATAGGTATTTTTATGCTCAAGTTGTTGATGATACAGTGGGGCATACTCTTGCGAGTGTTTCTACTATTGAGAAAGGTCTTAAATTAAACAAAAATATCGATAATGTGATGAAACTCGGTGAGATTCTTGCAAAAAGACTTAAGGATAAAAATATTAGTAGACTTATTTTTGATAGGAACGGTTATAAATATCATGGTCTTATTGCAAGTTTTGCAACCTCTTTGCGAGAAGCTGGTATTGATATTTAG
- the rpsE gene encoding 30S ribosomal protein S5, protein METQVHKKQIEKLISLNRVTKVVKGGRRFSFAAFMVVGDGEGQVGWGFGKANDASDAIKKSLTNARKNLRFVPVRKGTLPHMVIGDFKKAKVLIKPATHGTGIIAGGPVRSVMEALGVHDILSKSLGSNNSMNVVKATFKAFDLVLDARKVAGIRGKTLRTLWG, encoded by the coding sequence GTGGAAACTCAAGTTCATAAAAAACAAATAGAGAAATTAATATCACTTAATAGGGTTACTAAGGTTGTAAAAGGGGGAAGAAGGTTTTCTTTTGCTGCTTTTATGGTTGTTGGCGATGGAGAAGGACAGGTTGGTTGGGGATTTGGTAAGGCCAATGATGCTAGTGATGCGATTAAGAAGAGCTTAACAAATGCTAGGAAGAATTTAAGGTTTGTTCCTGTTAGGAAAGGTACCCTCCCTCATATGGTTATTGGGGACTTTAAAAAAGCTAAGGTTTTAATTAAACCAGCTACTCATGGTACTGGTATTATTGCGGGTGGACCTGTACGTTCTGTAATGGAAGCATTGGGAGTTCATGATATTTTAAGCAAATCTCTTGGTTCAAATAATTCTATGAATGTGGTAAAGGCAACTTTTAAAGCATTTGATTTGGTCTTGGATGCTAGAAAGGTTGCGGGAATAAGAGGAAAAACTTTAAGGACTTTATGGGGTTAG